Proteins encoded in a region of the Streptomyces akebiae genome:
- a CDS encoding GH1 family beta-glucosidase — protein MATNATNPIPQFPAGFLWGVSTSAHQIEGAAGEREPSVWDAFTAEPGRIKDGSTAAVACDHFHRYPEDVALLRDLGVGAYRFSISWPRVNSPNGLDFYDRLVDELVGAGVRPVPTLFHWDLPSSLAETGGWLNRDTAERFAEYVAVVAARLGDRVSKWITLNEPAEHTLLGHALGTHAPGKQLMFDALPAAHHQLLGHGLAVRALRAAGVTDIGIANSHGPTWAASQEQADVEAAGFYDLLLNRLFAEPVLLGEYPEGIGELMPGTDIDSDLKTISEPIDWYGVNYYAPTRVGAPEGADIEFGGITIPAELPFTVKEIENAPTTDFGWPVVPAGLTELLTTFRDRYGDRLPPVVITENGCSYEGVDDQERIAYLDGHVRALHEAAEAGVDIRGYFVWSLLDNFEWAEGYARRFGLVHVDFDTLERTPKASYAWYRELLRAQGRR, from the coding sequence ATGGCGACGAACGCGACGAACCCGATACCCCAGTTCCCGGCAGGCTTCCTGTGGGGCGTCTCGACCTCCGCGCATCAGATCGAGGGGGCCGCGGGCGAGCGCGAGCCGTCCGTGTGGGACGCCTTCACGGCCGAGCCGGGCCGGATCAAGGACGGCTCGACGGCGGCGGTGGCCTGCGACCACTTCCACCGCTACCCGGAGGACGTGGCCCTCCTGCGCGACCTGGGCGTGGGCGCGTACCGCTTCTCGATCTCCTGGCCCCGGGTGAACTCCCCGAACGGCCTGGACTTCTACGACCGGCTGGTGGACGAGTTGGTGGGCGCCGGCGTACGCCCCGTCCCGACCCTGTTCCACTGGGACCTGCCGTCGTCGCTGGCGGAGACCGGCGGCTGGCTGAACCGGGACACGGCCGAGCGGTTCGCCGAGTACGTCGCCGTCGTGGCGGCCCGGCTCGGCGACCGCGTCAGCAAGTGGATCACCCTCAACGAGCCCGCCGAGCACACCCTGCTGGGCCACGCGCTCGGCACCCACGCGCCCGGCAAGCAGCTGATGTTCGACGCGCTCCCGGCCGCCCACCACCAGCTGTTGGGCCACGGTCTGGCCGTACGTGCCCTGCGTGCGGCGGGAGTCACCGACATCGGCATCGCCAACTCGCACGGGCCGACCTGGGCCGCGTCGCAGGAGCAGGCGGACGTGGAGGCGGCCGGTTTCTACGACCTGCTCCTCAACCGCCTGTTCGCGGAGCCGGTCCTGCTGGGCGAATACCCGGAGGGGATAGGCGAGTTGATGCCGGGCACCGACATCGACTCCGACCTGAAGACCATCTCCGAGCCGATCGACTGGTACGGCGTCAACTACTACGCCCCCACCCGTGTCGGCGCCCCCGAGGGCGCGGACATCGAGTTCGGCGGCATCACGATCCCGGCCGAACTGCCCTTCACGGTCAAGGAGATCGAGAACGCCCCCACGACCGACTTCGGCTGGCCGGTCGTCCCCGCGGGCCTCACCGAACTCCTCACCACCTTCCGCGACCGCTACGGCGACCGGCTGCCCCCGGTCGTCATCACCGAGAACGGCTGCTCCTACGAGGGCGTCGACGACCAGGAGCGCATCGCCTACCTGGACGGCCATGTGCGCGCGCTGCACGAGGCGGCGGAGGCGGGCGTCGACATCCGCGGCTACTTCGTGTGGTCCCTGCTCGACAACTTCGAGTGGGCCGAGGGGTACGCGCGGCGGTTCGGCCTGGTCCACGTCGACTTCGACACGCTGGAGCGGACCCCGAAGGCGTCGTACGCCTGGTACCGGGAGCTGCTGCGGGCCCAGGGCAGAAGGTGA
- a CDS encoding response regulator: protein MSDRTIRVLLADDQTLVRAAFAMLVESARDMEVVGQAGAGREAVELARTTRADLVVMDLRMPDLDGIEATRLIAADRDLAGVRVLVLTTYDTDDHVVEALRAGASGFLVKDTRPAELLDAIRTVAAGEALLSPGPTARLIARLLRGPTAPTALPDGGPDCLSDREKEVLTLVARGLNNTEIADTLGLSPLTAKTHVSRIMGKLGARDRAQLVIVAYESGMVTPGAI, encoded by the coding sequence ATGAGCGACCGTACGATCCGGGTCCTCCTCGCCGACGACCAGACGCTCGTGCGAGCCGCCTTCGCCATGCTCGTGGAGTCGGCGCGGGACATGGAGGTGGTGGGGCAGGCGGGGGCGGGCCGGGAGGCGGTGGAGCTGGCGCGCACCACGCGGGCCGACCTGGTCGTCATGGACCTGCGCATGCCCGACCTCGACGGCATCGAGGCCACCCGGCTCATCGCGGCGGACCGGGACCTCGCGGGCGTACGGGTCCTGGTGCTCACCACCTACGACACGGACGACCACGTCGTGGAGGCCCTGCGGGCCGGTGCCTCCGGGTTCCTCGTCAAGGACACGCGGCCGGCGGAACTGCTCGACGCCATCCGTACGGTGGCCGCCGGCGAGGCCCTCCTGTCCCCGGGCCCCACGGCCCGGCTGATCGCCCGGCTGCTCCGGGGCCCCACCGCGCCGACCGCCCTGCCCGACGGCGGCCCCGACTGTCTCTCCGACCGGGAGAAGGAGGTCCTCACGCTCGTGGCGCGCGGTCTCAACAACACCGAGATCGCCGACACCCTGGGCCTCAGCCCGCTGACCGCCAAGACCCACGTCAGCCGCATCATGGGCAAGCTGGGCGCCCGGGACCGCGCCCAGCTGGTGATCGTGGCGTACGAGTCGGGGATGGTGACCCCGGGAGCGATCTGA
- a CDS encoding MMPL family transporter: MGPAETKVRTRRRAVPWLVLGLWVVLLAVVTPFAAKLSEVQNDRAVDYLPASADSTRVAKIQDRLPGGETTELVLVYHRDGGLTAADRAAAERQVAEIGERDRLAAEPEGVPSQDGTTLMYPVASNGPGTDEKLRDAFVERVRAVAHSEGGLTVEVGGPGALATDAGKVYESLGGPLLYTTVAVVAVLLIIIYRSPVLWLVPLVVAGIADFMSMGVAYGLNQAFGTTVSGQSSGVMTILVFGAGTDYALLLVSRYREELRRVERPYEAMRVALRGCGPAVLASSGTVAAGLLCLLAADLNSSRGMGPLGTVGVLCALLAMLTLLPALLVLLGRRVFWPLVPAYGSEPRRRRSLFSAMGSSAGRRPLTVLAGGAVLLGALALGTLNLPGSLKQEDSFVDTPESVAAMETLGTAFPGLGTQPVSVITPTGRADATLAEIEAHDGVATAARGRTGGGWTEISVIARSAPQSAAETATIESLREALPEAYVGGPSAEQIDLLDTNARDRLVVVPIVLVSVLLILVALLRSLVAPLLLVVAVVAVWAASLGIGGLLFGPVFGFEGTDPGLGLLSFVFLVALGVDYGIFLMHRMREESLAGAEPAVAALTALRTTGGVIASAGLVLGATFAVLLNMGLVQLVQLGFVIAVGVLLDTFLVRTYLVTSASVALRRKVWWPGRLSREPARPVRPPEAPDRERVAVR, translated from the coding sequence ATGGGGCCCGCAGAGACGAAGGTGCGTACACGTCGGCGAGCCGTGCCCTGGCTGGTGCTCGGGTTGTGGGTGGTGCTGCTCGCCGTGGTCACGCCGTTCGCGGCGAAGCTGTCCGAGGTGCAGAACGACCGGGCCGTGGACTACCTGCCGGCGAGCGCGGACTCGACCCGGGTGGCGAAGATCCAGGACCGCCTGCCCGGCGGCGAGACCACCGAACTGGTGCTGGTGTACCACCGCGACGGCGGGCTGACGGCCGCCGACCGGGCCGCCGCCGAGCGGCAGGTCGCCGAGATCGGCGAGCGGGACCGGTTGGCGGCCGAGCCGGAGGGCGTGCCGTCGCAGGACGGGACCACCCTCATGTACCCGGTCGCGAGCAACGGGCCCGGCACCGACGAGAAGCTGCGGGACGCCTTCGTCGAGCGGGTACGCGCGGTCGCCCACAGCGAGGGAGGACTGACCGTCGAGGTGGGCGGGCCCGGGGCCCTCGCCACCGACGCGGGCAAGGTCTACGAGTCGCTCGGCGGGCCACTGCTCTACACCACCGTCGCCGTCGTCGCCGTCCTGCTGATCATCATCTACCGCAGCCCCGTGCTGTGGCTGGTGCCGCTGGTGGTCGCCGGCATCGCGGACTTCATGTCGATGGGCGTCGCCTACGGGCTGAACCAGGCCTTCGGGACGACCGTGTCCGGGCAGAGCTCGGGCGTGATGACGATTCTCGTCTTCGGCGCCGGCACCGACTACGCGCTGCTGCTCGTCTCCCGCTACCGCGAGGAACTCCGGCGCGTCGAGCGGCCGTACGAGGCGATGAGGGTCGCCCTGCGCGGCTGCGGGCCCGCCGTGCTCGCCTCCTCCGGGACGGTCGCCGCCGGACTGCTCTGCCTGCTGGCCGCCGACCTCAACAGCAGCCGGGGCATGGGCCCGCTCGGGACGGTGGGCGTCCTGTGCGCCCTGCTCGCCATGCTCACCCTGCTCCCTGCCCTCCTCGTCCTGCTGGGACGGCGGGTGTTCTGGCCGCTCGTCCCGGCGTACGGCAGTGAGCCCAGGCGGCGCAGGAGCCTGTTCTCGGCGATGGGGTCCTCCGCCGGGCGGCGCCCGCTGACCGTGCTCGCGGGCGGGGCCGTCCTGCTGGGCGCGCTCGCGCTCGGCACGCTCAACCTGCCCGGATCGCTGAAGCAGGAGGACTCCTTCGTCGACACACCCGAGTCGGTCGCCGCCATGGAGACCCTCGGCACGGCGTTTCCCGGCCTGGGCACCCAGCCCGTCTCCGTGATCACCCCGACCGGCCGCGCCGACGCCACGCTCGCCGAGATCGAGGCGCACGACGGGGTCGCGACGGCCGCGCGGGGCCGCACCGGCGGGGGCTGGACCGAGATCTCCGTCATCGCGCGGAGCGCGCCGCAGTCGGCCGCCGAGACGGCCACGATCGAGTCGCTGCGGGAGGCCCTGCCGGAGGCCTACGTCGGCGGGCCCAGCGCCGAGCAGATCGACCTGTTGGACACCAACGCCCGGGACCGGCTCGTCGTCGTGCCCATCGTGCTCGTGTCCGTGCTGCTCATCCTCGTCGCCCTGCTGCGCAGTCTGGTCGCGCCGCTGCTGCTCGTCGTCGCCGTGGTCGCGGTGTGGGCTGCCTCGCTCGGCATCGGCGGACTGCTCTTCGGGCCGGTGTTCGGGTTCGAGGGGACCGATCCGGGGCTCGGGCTGCTCTCGTTCGTCTTCCTCGTCGCCCTCGGCGTCGACTACGGCATCTTCCTCATGCACCGGATGCGCGAGGAGTCCCTGGCCGGCGCCGAACCGGCCGTCGCCGCGCTCACCGCGCTGCGCACCACGGGCGGGGTCATCGCCTCCGCCGGGCTCGTCCTGGGCGCGACCTTCGCCGTGCTGTTGAACATGGGTCTCGTCCAGCTCGTGCAACTGGGCTTCGTCATCGCGGTCGGCGTCCTCCTCGACACCTTCCTCGTCCGGACCTACCTCGTGACCAGCGCGAGCGTGGCGCTGCGACGGAAGGTGTGGTGGCCCGGACGCCTGTCCCGGGAACCGGCGCGTCCCGTGCGTCCGCCGGAGGCCCCGGACCGGGAGCGGGTGGCGGTCCGCTGA
- a CDS encoding cytochrome P450 gives MRTTDTAPSAPGALPLIGHAGRLARDGLGFLEELRALGPVVRIRLGRTPVHVVNAPDLVQRMLVAGNGVEFDKGGPFFDQAAQLVGGGLSTSLAGPHRPMRAALRPVFTRHRLPHHTERFRDCALEVTSTWRSGQAVEPYTEMKHYAVAVLARTLFLAPEDRQAVEAVLRNVPVMLSALATHMMVPGSNRLPTPENLRNARATRETRAAVAAMVRRRMSDPTDHHDLMSALVPPDRPAAHTDQEVFDQVITFFIGGTETMASLLSWTLHLLSRHPRAYERLEAELDDVVGDRPVTHQDLSRLTYMRRVMNESLRLHPPVWLLSRVALVDTELGGHPLPAGAGLLFSPYALHRDPAVFADPERFDPDRWSEDRVDRRQREAFIPFGAGARRCIGDTFGLAEAQTALAVILGGWRIRPRPGGGPEPLLRMTMGPQGDRLVLDRRADRAPDGGAGVLPGE, from the coding sequence GTGAGGACGACCGACACGGCACCCTCCGCTCCGGGAGCGCTCCCACTCATCGGCCACGCGGGACGGCTGGCCCGCGACGGGCTCGGGTTCCTCGAAGAGCTTCGCGCCCTCGGGCCCGTGGTCCGGATCCGGCTGGGGCGCACCCCCGTCCACGTCGTCAACGCCCCCGACCTCGTCCAGCGGATGCTGGTGGCGGGCAACGGGGTGGAGTTCGACAAGGGCGGACCCTTCTTCGACCAGGCCGCCCAGCTCGTGGGCGGCGGCCTCTCCACCTCCCTGGCCGGGCCCCACCGCCCGATGCGTGCCGCGCTGCGGCCCGTGTTCACCCGCCACCGACTGCCCCACCACACCGAGCGGTTCCGTGACTGCGCGCTCGAAGTGACCTCGACGTGGCGGTCCGGGCAGGCCGTCGAGCCGTACACGGAGATGAAGCACTACGCGGTCGCCGTCCTCGCCAGGACCCTCTTCCTGGCCCCGGAGGACCGGCAGGCCGTCGAGGCGGTCCTCCGCAATGTGCCGGTGATGCTGTCCGCCCTGGCCACCCACATGATGGTGCCCGGCAGCAACCGGCTGCCGACCCCCGAGAACCTGCGGAACGCGCGGGCGACCCGCGAGACGCGCGCGGCGGTCGCCGCGATGGTCCGGCGCCGGATGAGCGACCCCACCGACCACCACGACCTCATGTCCGCCCTGGTGCCGCCGGACCGCCCGGCGGCCCACACCGACCAGGAGGTGTTCGACCAGGTCATCACGTTCTTCATCGGCGGCACGGAGACCATGGCGTCGCTGCTGTCCTGGACCCTGCACCTGCTCAGCCGCCACCCCCGCGCGTACGAACGACTGGAGGCCGAACTGGACGACGTGGTGGGCGACCGGCCGGTCACCCACCAGGACCTGTCCCGGCTGACGTACATGAGGCGGGTGATGAACGAGTCGCTGCGGCTGCACCCGCCCGTGTGGCTGCTCAGCCGCGTCGCCCTCGTCGACACCGAACTGGGCGGCCACCCCCTGCCCGCCGGCGCGGGCCTGCTCTTCAGCCCCTACGCCCTCCACCGGGACCCGGCCGTCTTCGCCGACCCCGAGCGGTTCGACCCCGACCGCTGGAGCGAGGACCGGGTCGACCGCCGCCAGCGGGAGGCGTTCATCCCCTTCGGGGCCGGCGCCCGCCGCTGCATCGGCGACACGTTCGGCCTCGCCGAGGCGCAGACGGCCCTCGCGGTCATCCTCGGCGGCTGGCGGATACGGCCGCGGCCGGGCGGCGGCCCCGAACCACTGCTGCGGATGACCATGGGGCCGCAAGGGGACCGGCTGGTCCTCGACCGCCGGGCCGACCGGGCCCCCGACGGCGGGGCGGGTGTACTCCCCGGGGAGTAG
- a CDS encoding tellurite resistance TerB family protein: MLPGRDPIGRAAALAGDARTSRATGFSRVLGTRISWTGVGDGEFFCPGCGGDRNYQRLTGRRRFTLLGVPVLPRGETGPVVECAACRHHYAVDVLDHPTTTRFSAMLRDAVHTVALAVLAASGTCSRTSLTVAATAVRSAGFDDCTEDQLGALVEALAADTGRVYGAPCGPGLAIELHEALDPLAPHLAPTGREAILLQGARIALADGPYTPAERDALATVGAALTICADDVTRLLAAARTPS; encoded by the coding sequence GTGCTGCCAGGACGGGACCCGATCGGCCGTGCCGCCGCGCTCGCCGGCGACGCGCGGACCAGCCGCGCCACCGGCTTCTCGCGTGTGCTGGGCACCCGGATCTCGTGGACGGGCGTCGGTGACGGCGAGTTCTTCTGCCCCGGCTGCGGAGGCGACCGCAACTACCAGCGCCTCACCGGGCGCCGCCGCTTCACCCTCCTCGGCGTCCCCGTGCTGCCCCGCGGCGAGACCGGGCCCGTGGTGGAGTGCGCGGCCTGTCGCCACCACTACGCCGTCGACGTCCTCGACCACCCCACCACCACCCGCTTCTCCGCGATGCTCCGCGACGCCGTCCACACGGTCGCCCTCGCCGTCCTCGCGGCCAGCGGCACCTGCTCCCGCACGTCGTTGACCGTCGCCGCGACCGCCGTCCGCTCCGCCGGGTTCGACGACTGCACCGAGGACCAACTCGGCGCCCTGGTGGAGGCTCTGGCCGCCGACACGGGCCGCGTCTACGGCGCACCCTGCGGGCCCGGTCTCGCCATAGAGCTCCACGAGGCCCTGGACCCGCTGGCACCGCATCTGGCCCCGACCGGCCGCGAGGCGATCCTGCTGCAGGGCGCGCGGATCGCCCTGGCGGACGGGCCGTACACCCCGGCGGAACGGGACGCGCTGGCCACGGTCGGCGCGGCGCTCACCATCTGCGCGGACGACGTGACCCGACTGCTCGCGGCGGCCCGGACTCCGTCCTAG
- a CDS encoding protealysin inhibitor emfourin: MRIEVRRTGGFAGIERHAVVDTAGRPDAQEWHTLTERALAAGRGSPPLGVPDGFSYEITVDGRTVHCADPRLSEAQRELIRRVLKEGA; the protein is encoded by the coding sequence ATGCGGATTGAAGTGCGGCGCACGGGCGGTTTCGCGGGCATCGAGCGGCACGCGGTGGTGGACACCGCCGGGCGGCCCGATGCCCAGGAATGGCACACCCTGACCGAGCGGGCCCTCGCCGCCGGCCGGGGCTCACCCCCGCTCGGGGTGCCGGACGGCTTCTCGTACGAGATCACGGTGGACGGCAGGACCGTGCACTGCGCGGACCCCCGGCTGTCCGAGGCGCAGCGGGAGCTCATCAGAAGGGTGCTCAAGGAGGGGGCGTGA
- a CDS encoding M4 family metallopeptidase: MTSNGGHEPVFCTVVPPHVLDKLSQAEDPVLAGAARKTLERDALERTHRRLTTVIGAPAVTAPVGAEAGTPHRTIHDARHGTDLPGRKVRGEGEEPGKDATVNRAYAGLGATYELFWKSFARDSIDGDGLPLNATVHYERDYNNAFWNGEQMVFGDGDGEIFLDFTIPIDVIGHELSHGVTQYTANLTYFGQPGALNESMSDVFGALIKQYTLGQTAAEADWLIGAGLLAPRVTGVALRSMKAPGTAYDDDVLGKDPQPATMDDFVRTGRDNGGVHINSGIPNHAFYLVATALGGYAWERAGQIWYDVLTGGELDQQALFVDFATLTVKAAKDRYGQGDELTAVLKAWEQVGVRTL, translated from the coding sequence ATGACCAGCAACGGGGGCCACGAGCCCGTCTTCTGCACAGTCGTCCCACCCCACGTCCTCGACAAGCTCTCCCAGGCCGAGGACCCGGTGCTCGCGGGCGCCGCGCGCAAAACCCTGGAGCGCGACGCCCTCGAACGCACCCACCGCCGTCTGACCACGGTCATCGGCGCCCCGGCCGTCACCGCGCCCGTCGGCGCCGAGGCGGGCACACCGCACCGCACGATCCACGACGCCCGCCACGGCACGGACCTGCCCGGCAGGAAAGTGCGCGGCGAGGGCGAGGAGCCCGGCAAGGACGCCACGGTCAACCGCGCGTACGCGGGCCTGGGCGCCACGTACGAACTGTTCTGGAAGTCCTTCGCCCGCGACTCGATCGACGGCGACGGGCTGCCGCTGAACGCCACCGTGCACTACGAGCGCGACTACAACAACGCCTTCTGGAACGGCGAACAGATGGTGTTCGGCGACGGGGACGGCGAGATCTTCCTCGACTTCACCATCCCGATCGACGTCATCGGCCACGAACTGAGCCACGGCGTCACCCAGTACACGGCGAACCTCACGTACTTCGGTCAGCCGGGCGCGCTCAACGAGTCGATGTCGGACGTCTTCGGCGCCCTCATCAAGCAGTACACGCTCGGCCAGACCGCCGCGGAGGCGGACTGGCTGATCGGCGCCGGTCTGCTGGCGCCCCGTGTCACGGGGGTCGCGCTCCGCTCGATGAAGGCCCCGGGCACGGCGTACGACGACGACGTCCTCGGCAAGGACCCGCAGCCGGCGACCATGGACGACTTCGTCCGCACGGGCCGCGACAACGGCGGCGTGCACATCAACTCCGGTATCCCCAACCACGCGTTCTACCTCGTGGCCACCGCGCTCGGCGGCTATGCCTGGGAGCGGGCCGGGCAGATCTGGTACGACGTCCTCACCGGCGGCGAACTGGACCAGCAGGCGCTCTTCGTCGACTTCGCCACGCTGACGGTCAAGGCCGCGAAGGACCGCTACGGGCAGGGCGACGAACTGACGGCGGTGCTGAAGGCCTGGGAGCAGGTGGGCGTACGGACGCTGTAG
- a CDS encoding sensor histidine kinase has protein sequence MTGSTSTNGAATGVGAVWPAFVERLRTATGTTALRYDAYLAAALAVFDWVTATAVTGDGRVPDPPGFALLLAVHVPLVWRRRRPVLALWALVALVAPYHALDYNHPAAVAPAMLALYTVAVSGTARRTLLNGAAVVTLTLCVNALFTPHQIPEFLRISGWIVSVLVFGGYVRVHRQYVDSVVERAERAERTREEEARRRVAEERLRIARDLHDLLAHSITLVGVQTSVAAHVLAADPDRLDRAAVARALDDIAETCRTARGELRGTLEVLRESEFAYTGAGAGGPLPGLDGLSDLVDAARSAGARVEVTVAADGVPPGVGAAAYRIVQEALTNAVRHGGENLVIRVEVRAGGGALRVRVTDDGVGGRGAVGTGAGGTDPGFGILGMRERARSVGGTVQAGPRADGGFEVEAVLPLGGVGTRHAVAGGGGGGGGGGGGDGGDAGGRLDPGAPGAPGAAPEPKAAR, from the coding sequence GTGACGGGGAGCACGAGTACGAACGGGGCGGCCACCGGGGTGGGCGCGGTGTGGCCGGCGTTCGTCGAACGGCTGCGTACGGCCACCGGGACCACCGCCCTGCGGTATGACGCGTATCTCGCGGCGGCACTGGCCGTCTTCGACTGGGTGACCGCCACGGCGGTCACGGGAGACGGGCGGGTGCCGGACCCACCGGGGTTCGCCCTGCTCCTCGCGGTCCATGTGCCGCTGGTCTGGCGCCGACGCCGGCCCGTGCTCGCGCTCTGGGCGCTGGTGGCCCTCGTCGCCCCGTACCACGCGCTCGACTACAACCACCCGGCCGCCGTGGCACCGGCCATGCTCGCGCTCTACACGGTCGCGGTGAGCGGCACGGCCCGCCGTACGCTGCTCAACGGCGCGGCCGTCGTGACCCTCACCCTGTGCGTCAACGCGCTGTTCACCCCTCACCAGATCCCGGAGTTCCTGCGGATCTCCGGTTGGATCGTCTCCGTCCTCGTCTTCGGCGGCTACGTCCGGGTGCACCGCCAGTACGTCGACTCCGTCGTCGAACGCGCCGAGCGCGCCGAACGCACCCGGGAGGAGGAGGCACGGCGCAGGGTCGCGGAGGAGCGGCTGCGCATCGCCCGTGACCTGCACGACCTGCTCGCCCACAGCATTACGCTCGTCGGTGTGCAGACCTCCGTCGCCGCGCACGTCCTGGCCGCCGACCCCGACCGCCTCGACCGCGCCGCCGTCGCCAGGGCCCTGGACGACATCGCCGAGACCTGCCGGACCGCCCGCGGTGAACTGCGGGGCACGCTGGAGGTGTTGCGCGAGTCCGAGTTCGCGTACACCGGTGCCGGCGCCGGAGGCCCCCTGCCGGGCCTCGACGGCCTCTCGGACCTCGTCGACGCGGCCCGCTCGGCGGGCGCCCGCGTCGAGGTCACGGTCGCGGCGGACGGCGTGCCCCCGGGGGTGGGGGCCGCCGCCTACCGAATCGTGCAGGAGGCACTGACCAACGCCGTACGGCACGGAGGAGAGAACCTGGTGATACGGGTGGAGGTGCGGGCCGGGGGAGGGGCCCTGCGGGTGCGGGTGACGGACGACGGGGTGGGGGGAAGGGGAGCGGTGGGGACGGGAGCGGGTGGGACGGACCCCGGTTTCGGGATCCTCGGGATGCGCGAGCGGGCCCGCAGCGTGGGCGGCACGGTGCAGGCGGGGCCACGGGCGGACGGCGGCTTCGAGGTGGAGGCGGTGCTGCCGCTGGGCGGGGTGGGAACACGGCACGCGGTCGCTGGTGGTGGCGGTGGCGGTGGTGGCGGTGGTGGCGGTGACGGCGGTGATGCCGGTGGCCGACTCGACCCCGGCGCTCCCGGCGCCCCCGGTGCCGCCCCCGAGCCGAAGGCGGCCCGATGA
- the leuA gene encoding 2-isopropylmalate synthase translates to MANRQQPTSMPIHKYGQYEQVDIPDRTWPNNRITVAPRWLSTDLRDGNQSLIDPMSPERKRRMFDQLVKMGYKEIEVGFPASGQTDFDFVRSIIEEPGVIPDDVTISVLTQAREDLIERTVESLKGAKRATVHLYNATAPVFRRVVFRGSKDDIKQIAVDGTRLVMEYAEKLLGPETEFGYQYSPEIFTDTELDFALEVCEAVMDVWQPGPGREIILNLPATVERSTPSTHADRFEWMGRNISRREHVCISVHPHNDRGTAVAAAELALMAGADRVEGCLFGQGERTGNVDLVTLGMNLFSQGVDPQIDFSDIDEIRRTWEYCNQMEVHPRHPYVGDLVYTSFSGSHQDAIKKGFDAMEASAKEQGKTVDDIEWAVPYLPIDPKDVGRSYEAVIRVNSQSGKGGIAYVLKNDHKLDLPRRMQIEFSKLIQAKTDAEGGEVTGSDIWAVFQDEYLPNPDNPWGRIQVRNNQSTTDKDGVDTLTVEAEVDGVETTLVGTGNGPISAFFHALQGIGIDARLLDYQEHTMSEGASAQAASYIEVAIEDKVLWGIGIDANTTRASLKAVVSAVNRASR, encoded by the coding sequence ATGGCGAACCGCCAGCAGCCCACGTCCATGCCGATCCACAAGTACGGGCAGTACGAGCAGGTCGACATCCCCGACCGCACGTGGCCGAACAACCGGATCACCGTCGCCCCCCGCTGGCTCTCCACCGACCTGCGCGACGGCAACCAGTCCCTGATCGACCCGATGTCGCCCGAGCGCAAGCGCCGGATGTTCGACCAGCTGGTCAAGATGGGCTACAAGGAGATCGAGGTCGGCTTCCCCGCGTCGGGACAGACGGACTTCGACTTCGTACGGTCCATCATCGAGGAGCCGGGCGTCATCCCGGACGACGTCACCATCTCCGTACTGACCCAGGCCCGCGAGGACCTGATCGAGCGGACCGTGGAGTCCCTGAAGGGCGCCAAGCGGGCCACCGTCCACCTGTACAACGCCACCGCCCCCGTCTTCCGCCGCGTCGTCTTCCGCGGTTCCAAGGACGACATCAAGCAGATCGCCGTGGACGGCACGCGGCTGGTGATGGAGTACGCGGAGAAGCTGCTGGGCCCCGAGACGGAGTTCGGCTACCAGTACAGCCCGGAGATCTTCACCGACACCGAGCTGGACTTCGCGCTGGAGGTCTGCGAGGCGGTCATGGACGTCTGGCAGCCCGGTCCGGGCCGCGAGATCATCCTCAACCTGCCCGCCACGGTGGAGCGTTCGACGCCGTCGACGCACGCGGACCGCTTCGAGTGGATGGGCCGCAACATCTCCCGTCGTGAGCACGTCTGCATCTCCGTCCACCCGCACAACGACCGCGGTACGGCCGTCGCCGCCGCCGAGCTGGCGCTGATGGCCGGCGCCGACCGTGTCGAGGGCTGTCTGTTCGGGCAGGGCGAGCGCACCGGCAACGTCGACCTGGTCACCCTGGGCATGAACCTGTTCTCCCAGGGCGTCGACCCGCAGATCGACTTCTCCGACATCGACGAGATCCGTCGCACGTGGGAGTACTGCAACCAGATGGAGGTCCACCCGCGCCACCCGTACGTGGGCGACCTGGTCTACACGTCCTTCTCCGGCTCCCACCAGGACGCCATCAAGAAGGGCTTCGACGCCATGGAGGCGTCCGCGAAGGAGCAGGGCAAGACGGTCGACGACATCGAGTGGGCCGTCCCGTACCTGCCGATCGACCCCAAGGACGTCGGCCGGTCCTACGAGGCCGTCATCCGGGTCAACTCGCAGTCCGGCAAGGGCGGTATCGCGTACGTCCTGAAGAACGACCACAAGCTGGACCTGCCGCGCCGGATGCAGATCGAGTTCTCGAAGCTGATCCAGGCGAAGACGGACGCCGAGGGCGGCGAGGTCACCGGCTCCGACATCTGGGCGGTCTTCCAGGACGAGTACCTGCCCAACCCCGACAACCCGTGGGGCCGGATCCAGGTCCGCAACAACCAGTCGACCACCGACAAGGACGGCGTGGACACGCTGACCGTGGAGGCCGAGGTCGACGGCGTGGAGACCACCCTGGTCGGCACCGGCAACGGCCCGATCTCGGCGTTCTTCCACGCGCTGCAGGGCATCGGGATCGACGCCCGCCTGCTGGACTACCAGGAGCACACGATGAGCGAGGGCGCCTCCGCGCAGGCCGCCTCGTACATCGAGGTCGCCATCGAGGACAAGGTCCTGTGGGGCATCGGGATCGACGCGAACACGACGCGTGCCTCGCTGAAGGCGGTCGTCTCCGCCGTCAACCGCGCGTCCCGCTGA